The following proteins are co-located in the Apium graveolens cultivar Ventura chromosome 5, ASM990537v1, whole genome shotgun sequence genome:
- the LOC141660889 gene encoding uncharacterized protein LOC141660889 — MIRPLEGLTPHLGGRLWQQYGVDAFTAMEQYRLDWIRDNQTMIRSDLYDIYGMHYKRVITILKMSAKQQFYLPHLLAVKDVVARVFKMKVDQMVDQIKNKNCFGRCIGVMHVIEFQKRGLPHAHMLIWLHPNNRPKTTDQIDKMVSAEIPDPSIDPVGYEAVRNYMIHGPCGRNCINSPSMAKGSCTKHFPKRYNFHTFFDDCGFPIYKRRKTGITVNKKGIELDNHYVVPYNQDLLIRFQCHTNLEICNSSSSLKYLFKYCRKGQDTATMCLRKKTTAKTIATTPITLEKCLIDEVKHYLDGRYKKGGVFFVYGSGGCGKTFLWQTLYYRLRSKRKIVLPVASYGIAAMLLPGGRTVHSRFHIPLKLDEHSSVGLRHGTDISELIQQNDLIIWDKAPMKHHHAFECVDRSLRYIMSDVDKRRAKKPFSGITIVFWWRFLANTSSYSKSVKS; from the exons ATGATTCGACCTTTAGAAG GTTTGACTCCACATCTCGGAGGTCGTTTATGGCAGCAATATGGGGTGGATGCATTTACTGCAATGGAGCAGTACAGACTTGACTGGATCAGAGATAACCAGACAATGATTCGTTCAGATTTGTACGACATATACGGGATGCACTACAAAAGGGTGATAACAATCCTGAAAATGTCGGCAAAGCAACAATTTTACCTGCCTCATTTACTGGCAGTAAAAG ACGTGGTTGCAAgggtttttaaaatgaaagttgACCAGATGGTTGAtcaaatcaaaaataaaaattgttTTGGACGTTGTATAGGAG TGATGCACGTCATAGAGTTTCAAAAGCGTGGACTGCCACATGCTCACATGCTTATTTGGTTGCATCCAAACAATCGTCCAAAAACCACGGACCAAATAGATAAAATGGTGTCTGCAGAAATTCCTGATCCAAGTATTGATCCTGTTGGATACGAAGCTGTAAGGAATTACATGATTCATGGACCATGTGGAAGAAATTGTATTAATTCTCCAAGTATGGCTAAAGGCAGTTGTACTAAACATTTTCCTAAAAG GTATAATTTTCACACATTCTTCGATGACTGTGGCTTTCCTATTTACAAAAGAAGGAAAACAGGAATTACTGTAAACAAAAAGGGAATTGAGCTGGATAATCATTATGTTGTCCCATACAATCAAGATCTTCTAATAAGATTTCAATGTCACACAAACCTAGAGATTTGTAACAGCTCAAGTTCACTGAAATATCTATTCAAGTATTGTCGGAAAGGACAAGATACCGCAACCATGTGTTTGAGGAAAAAAACAACCGCCAAGACTATCGCCACAACACCAATCACTCTGGAGAAATGTCTAATTGATGAAGTTAAACATTACTTAGATGGTAGATAT AAAAAAGGTGGTGTTTTCTTCGTTTACGGGAGTGGAGGTTGTGGAAAGACTTTCTTGTGGCAGACACTATATTATCGATTACGGTCGAAGCGTAAGATTGTGCTTCCTGTGGCCTCATATGGTATAGCTGCCATGTTGCTTCCCGGTGGAAGAACCGTACACTCCCGCTTTCACATTCCTCTCAAACTTGATGAACATTCTTCTGTCGGGTTAAGACATGGGACCGATATTTCCGAGCTAATTCAACAAAATGATTTAATAATCTGGGACAAGGCACCTATGAAACATCATCATGCATTTGAATGCGTTGATCGATCCTTGAGATATATTATGTCTGATGTTGATAAAAGAAGAGCTAAAAAGCCATTTAGTGGTATAACCATTGTTTTTTGGTGGAGATTTTTGGCAAACACTTCCAGTTATTCCAAAAGCGTCAAGAGCTGA